The DNA sequence AAACTATGGAAAGAAAGCGCTCCCCACCCGAGCGACAAAGAAGCGATTCAGAAGTGGCTTGTTGATGCCGTTGCACTGGCAAATGAGAACATCTGCGATGCCGCCGATAAGCTTGCCTCATCCTCTCGCATGGGCACTACCATTGTAATTGCCGTGCAAACGACCGGAAAAGAGTTGCACATAGCACATGTGGGTGATTCCCGCGCCTATGTAATGAAAGATGGAACAGCGTCGACGTTGACGAGTGACCACTCGGTTGTAAATGAGATGCTGAAAAACAATCGCATTACAGCGGAGCAATGCCGGACCAGTCCGTTCAAGCATCTCTTAACACGCTGTCTCGGTCATCACAGAGACGTCGAAGTCGAGAAGACTGAAGTTGAAGTAGTGCCCAA is a window from the Candidatus Melainabacteria bacterium genome containing:
- a CDS encoding Stp1/IreP family PP2C-type Ser/Thr phosphatase, with translation MTQLSWKVASVSDRGLCRKENQDNFYVSPDERVFVVADGMGGVKGGAEASRIAIETIQKLWKESAPHPSDKEAIQKWLVDAVALANENICDAADKLASSSRMGTTIVIAVQTTGKELHIAHVGDSRAYVMKDGTASTLTSDHSVVNEMLKNNRITAEQCRTSPFKHLLTRCLGHHRDVEVEKTEVEVVPKQWIILCSDGLSSVLSDEQIGASIEACDSADQVCQKLLAKTLEAGAPDNVTIVAIQYEPADQSGEAN